Proteins encoded within one genomic window of Gadus chalcogrammus isolate NIFS_2021 chromosome 6, NIFS_Gcha_1.0, whole genome shotgun sequence:
- the LOC130384268 gene encoding collagen alpha-1(XI) chain-like yields the protein MAEGSGDDGDDRLNPLLQSNPIESAHDDESETGFALVAETTFLHEVRGHSNAKLREVIQSSDEKGGKPTWEIFRSDTTTHNIIDLDGKAQSWLNVSSHAEERAIPSVKPVPPEHGKSTRMIGSRPQTPANDVRGPGEALATVARKEGEVIVVGSQERKYRLVAGPPGPGCAGREGDFGFPGDKGSQGYPGLEGRRGEPGPPGPPGLPILYLGRNTKDDRAAFSNSYFYHLLRAGWPTVPGDPGAIGETGRPGPPGQRGSKGETATMGEPGEEGLSGKRGVQGLPGATGPQGEEGDEGLHVHLIVSVIRHPFVFSLNLQGAPGVTGVIGPQGVNGSEGDPGPSGPRGRRGPQGPPGSMGGLGPAGPRGPLGQPGISGPPGLKGVAGGPGPIGRKGLPGFEGDMK from the exons ATGGCGGAGGGCTCCGGCGATGACGGGGACGACCGGCTG AATCCCCTGCTGCAGAGCAATCCTATAGAGTCAGCCCATGACGATGAATCTGAGACCGGCTTCGCACTGGTCGCAGAAACCACATTCCTTCACGAAGTCAGGGGGCACTCCAACGCTAAACTCCGCGAGGTCATCCAGTCCTCCGACGAAAAAGGAGGAAAACCCACCTGGGAGATATTCCGGTCGGACACGACCACACACAACATCATTGACCTCGACGGCAAAGCGCAAAGCTGGCTCAACGTCAGCTCCCACGCGGAGGAACGCGCCATTCCGTCTGTGAAACCCGTCCCTCCAGAACACGGGAAGAGCACACGTATGATTGGTTCCCGTCCGCAGACCCCAGCCAATGACGTGCGAGGGCCAGGAGAAGCTTTAGCCACAGTGGCAAGAAAAGAAGGGGAAGTGATCGTCGTCGGTTCCCAGGAAAGGAAGTATCGACTCGTGGCTGGACCTCCCGGCCCG GGATGCGCCGGCCGAGAGGGCGACTTCGGCTTCCCCGGCGACAAG GGTTCCCAGGGGTATCCAGGCCTGGAGGGGCGGAGAGGGGAACCAGGGCCACCCGGGCCCCCAGGACTGCCCATCCTGTATCTCGGCAGAAACACTAAAGACGACCGGGCCGCTTTCTCT AACTCCTACTTCTACCATCTGCTGCGAGCCGGTTGGCCG ACGGTACCGGGGGACCCCGGGGCCATCGGGGAGACGGGGCGACCAGGGCCTCCC GGCCAGCGGGGGTCAAAGGGGGAGACTGCTACGATGGGGGAGCCGGGCGAGGAG GGTCTGTCGGGCAAGAGGGGTGTTCAGGGTCTCCCTGGGGCGACCGGACCACAG ggagaagaaggagacgAGGGTTTACATG TACATCTGATCGTATCGGTGATAAGGCATCCTTTTGTTTTCTCCCTGAATCTTCAGGGTGCTCCCGGGGTCACGGGAGTGATCGGACCACAGGGGGTCAACGGCTctgaa gGAGATCCAGGGCCGTCAGGTCCCCGGGGACGTAGGGGCCCTCAG GGCCCCCCGGGGTCAATGGGTGGGTTGGGCCCTGCCGGGCCCAGAGGGCCCCTG GGTCAGCCTGGAATCAGTGGCCCTCCAGGTCTAAAGGGTGTTGCA GGTGGACCTGGACCAATAGGAAGAAAAGGATTGCCTGGTTTTGAAGGTGACATG AAGTAG